A genomic stretch from Natranaerobius trueperi includes:
- a CDS encoding septum formation initiator family protein → MYKNQLTAEAAPKRRQNLNKQSDPVRKTKTRRRSKTVPKLAKAKAVGICVGGVLLALLTVAHFALVAQLNYQISQLERELEQIENQKAHLEMKITEKQSYERIERYAREELNMKKPSQVN, encoded by the coding sequence TTGTATAAAAATCAATTAACAGCTGAAGCTGCTCCGAAAAGAAGGCAAAATCTAAATAAACAGAGTGATCCTGTACGCAAAACGAAAACACGTCGTAGAAGTAAAACAGTGCCTAAACTCGCAAAAGCTAAAGCTGTTGGTATATGTGTCGGTGGTGTATTGTTAGCACTTCTAACAGTTGCTCATTTTGCTCTTGTCGCGCAATTAAATTATCAAATATCGCAGTTAGAAAGAGAACTAGAACAAATAGAGAATCAAAAAGCACATCTTGAAATGAAAATTACGGAAAAGCAATCTTATGAGCGTATTGAAAGGTATGCTAGAGAAGAATTGAACATGAAAAAACCTTCCCAGGTTAATTAG
- a CDS encoding penicillin-binding transpeptidase domain-containing protein has product MDKRKQHLLQTKRRLVLLFIALFVITISLIGRLGWIQLVKGEEFQEKAWEQWNTSIPASSPRGDIVDRNGELMVSSLTAETLIALPPQINDPEQLSVRLSSILEKEEDEIYDKLTADSSQEIIQRVLSQDKAKKIRALGNPGLKLTSDTQRYYPHGRLASQLLGFVGVDQGWAGLEYYYDDELQGRDGRMVFQTDGRQQQLPHGVQQYIPPKDGMTLQTTIDNSIQYIMERELERAMVEYKPEGAMAVAMEPDTGEILGMSSKPDYYPGEYDEFDEQQRRISPINNTFEPGSTFKLVTLAASIEEGIYNPDEDLFCPGHIDVAGVEIGCWTRNGHGAIDFLEVVYGSCNPGFVTLGQRLGKEKLFNYISGFGFGSKTGIDLPGETVGLLFNLDNVGPVELATSSFGQGVSVTPIQQVIAVSAIANGGELYEPRVAKNFIDENDKVIEQEPQQIRRVISEETSKEVRNIMQGVVEEGSGTNADIDGYNVAGKTGTAEKVGPDGGYIPGELIVAFVGFAPAEDPEVLIYVAVDTPTKGPAWGGQIAAPIFKNMMEDILKHLDVPSSYDEKEEQEYVEVPNLLNLTFDEAEEQLDQKGLIVDIVGDGEIITDQIPEPGEQVSVQSSIMLYLGATEGEEESEYVTVPNLKGRTLRKATEILEMIGLDMDAKGSGIVESQEVEPGEQVRKGTEIKVEFREPTEPDQNQELNDAEEVPEMEDYLNE; this is encoded by the coding sequence TTGGATAAGCGAAAGCAACATCTTTTGCAAACGAAACGTAGGTTAGTACTATTATTTATAGCACTTTTTGTAATTACCATTTCATTAATTGGAAGGTTAGGTTGGATACAATTAGTTAAAGGTGAAGAGTTTCAAGAAAAAGCTTGGGAACAATGGAATACGAGCATTCCAGCAAGTTCTCCGAGGGGTGATATAGTTGATAGAAATGGAGAACTAATGGTTAGTAGCTTAACTGCTGAAACTTTAATCGCTCTGCCTCCACAAATTAATGATCCCGAACAGCTATCGGTGAGATTATCTTCTATATTAGAAAAGGAAGAAGATGAAATATATGATAAGCTGACAGCGGATTCTTCTCAAGAAATTATCCAAAGAGTTCTTAGTCAGGATAAAGCTAAAAAAATAAGAGCTTTAGGAAATCCAGGTCTAAAACTTACTAGTGATACTCAAAGGTACTACCCTCATGGAAGACTTGCTTCACAATTACTTGGTTTTGTCGGAGTAGATCAAGGTTGGGCTGGTTTAGAGTATTATTATGATGATGAACTACAAGGAAGAGATGGTAGAATGGTCTTTCAGACAGATGGGAGACAGCAACAACTACCTCATGGTGTTCAGCAATATATTCCACCAAAGGATGGCATGACACTACAAACTACTATAGATAATTCGATCCAATATATAATGGAAAGAGAACTTGAGAGAGCTATGGTAGAATATAAACCTGAAGGGGCTATGGCTGTTGCTATGGAACCTGATACAGGAGAAATTTTAGGGATGAGTAGCAAACCAGATTATTACCCAGGAGAATATGATGAATTTGATGAACAGCAAAGAAGAATTTCACCAATTAATAACACTTTTGAACCTGGTTCTACTTTTAAACTAGTAACTCTTGCTGCAAGCATAGAAGAAGGCATATATAATCCTGATGAAGATTTATTCTGTCCTGGTCATATTGATGTTGCTGGAGTTGAAATAGGTTGCTGGACTCGAAATGGGCATGGTGCTATTGACTTTTTAGAAGTGGTCTACGGCTCGTGTAACCCTGGTTTTGTAACTTTAGGGCAAAGATTAGGAAAAGAAAAATTATTTAACTATATTTCTGGATTTGGTTTTGGTTCAAAAACTGGAATTGATTTACCAGGAGAAACTGTAGGACTATTATTTAATTTAGATAATGTTGGTCCAGTAGAACTTGCCACTTCTTCTTTCGGGCAAGGTGTTTCTGTAACACCAATACAACAGGTTATAGCTGTGAGTGCAATTGCAAATGGTGGAGAACTATATGAACCTAGAGTAGCAAAGAATTTTATTGATGAAAATGATAAGGTTATAGAACAAGAGCCTCAACAGATTCGTAGAGTGATATCTGAAGAAACTTCTAAAGAAGTAAGAAATATAATGCAAGGTGTAGTTGAAGAAGGAAGTGGAACTAATGCAGATATTGATGGTTATAATGTTGCTGGAAAGACTGGGACAGCAGAAAAAGTTGGTCCTGATGGAGGGTATATACCGGGTGAATTAATAGTAGCTTTTGTAGGATTTGCACCAGCAGAAGATCCTGAAGTTTTAATATACGTTGCTGTAGACACTCCAACAAAGGGCCCTGCATGGGGAGGTCAGATAGCCGCACCTATATTTAAAAATATGATGGAAGATATTTTAAAGCATTTAGATGTACCTTCTAGTTACGATGAAAAAGAAGAACAAGAATATGTTGAAGTTCCTAATCTACTAAATCTAACTTTTGATGAAGCAGAAGAACAACTTGATCAAAAAGGACTGATTGTAGATATTGTTGGTGATGGTGAAATTATAACAGATCAAATTCCTGAACCCGGAGAACAAGTTTCGGTACAATCTTCAATTATGTTATATTTAGGGGCTACAGAAGGAGAAGAAGAGAGCGAGTACGTAACAGTACCTAACTTAAAAGGTAGAACCTTGAGAAAGGCTACTGAAATTTTAGAAATGATAGGGTTAGATATGGACGCGAAAGGAAGCGGTATTGTAGAATCACAAGAGGTCGAGCCTGGAGAACAAGTGAGAAAAGGGACTGAAATAAAAGTTGAATTTAGAGAGCCTACAGAACCTGACCAAAATCAAGAGCTAAACGATGCTGAAGAAGTACCAGAGATGGAAGACTATCTAAACGAATAA
- a CDS encoding UDP-N-acetylmuramoyl-L-alanyl-D-glutamate--2,6-diaminopimelate ligase: MTDKRTITRDSNVLGISYDSRDIKKGEIFVCIKGVTDDGHNYIQDAIEKGASCIIVDKNRFNLCSDSKNNIPIIPVSDTRKALAIISSVFYRYPSDKIRVVAVTGTNGKTTTTILIDSLLSLGLDTKTALSGTVYNKVGKKTESHQTTTPESLDLQELLYRSKEDGVSHATIEVSSHAIDQMRVVGTKLDIAIFTNLTQDHLDYHKNMESYRNTKGKLFSYLGLLPEHNKYPKVAVINKDDPYSSFIEKQVAVQTVTYGLGDQADVQGKIEKCDLFGTIMSVESFWGSFTIKTTLPGKYNCYNLLAAITVALIEGVSVNKIQTLLRHPISIPGRFEKIEMGQNFIVLVDYAHTPDSLKNVLKSIRELVEGRLSVVFGCGGERDKEKREEMGTVVSNYCDKIFITNDNPRSEKPENIAKDIVKGIDNRNVVIELNRQYAIERALSWAGENDVVLISGKGHETKQIFDDNVIEFDDRKVARRILEKMGY; this comes from the coding sequence ATAACTGACAAAAGGACTATAACTAGAGATAGTAATGTGTTAGGAATATCTTATGACTCAAGAGATATAAAAAAGGGAGAAATTTTTGTTTGTATCAAAGGAGTGACTGATGACGGACATAATTATATCCAAGATGCTATAGAAAAAGGAGCAAGTTGTATTATTGTTGACAAAAACAGATTTAACTTATGCTCTGACTCAAAAAATAATATACCAATTATTCCAGTGTCTGATACTAGAAAGGCATTAGCAATTATTTCATCTGTTTTTTATAGATATCCTAGTGATAAGATACGTGTGGTAGCTGTTACAGGAACAAATGGTAAGACAACTACCACTATTTTGATTGATTCTTTGTTGAGTTTAGGATTAGATACCAAAACAGCTCTTTCAGGAACTGTTTATAATAAGGTGGGTAAAAAGACTGAATCCCACCAAACAACTACTCCTGAATCATTAGACTTACAAGAATTATTATATAGATCTAAAGAAGATGGAGTGTCTCATGCTACTATCGAGGTGAGCTCACATGCAATAGATCAAATGAGGGTAGTAGGTACTAAATTAGATATTGCAATTTTTACAAACTTGACTCAGGATCATCTAGATTATCATAAAAACATGGAGTCATATAGAAATACAAAGGGTAAATTATTTTCTTATCTTGGTCTATTACCTGAGCACAATAAATATCCTAAAGTAGCTGTGATTAATAAAGATGATCCGTATTCTTCTTTTATTGAAAAGCAAGTTGCTGTGCAAACAGTGACATACGGATTAGGAGACCAGGCTGATGTACAAGGTAAGATAGAAAAGTGTGACCTTTTTGGTACTATTATGAGTGTAGAATCTTTTTGGGGTAGTTTTACGATAAAAACTACTTTACCTGGGAAATATAATTGTTATAATTTATTAGCAGCTATTACTGTAGCATTAATTGAAGGTGTATCAGTTAATAAAATTCAAACATTATTACGACATCCTATAAGTATTCCTGGTAGATTCGAAAAGATAGAAATGGGGCAAAATTTTATCGTACTAGTTGATTATGCACATACTCCTGATTCTCTTAAAAATGTTTTAAAATCAATCCGGGAGTTAGTTGAAGGTAGGCTCTCAGTTGTTTTTGGTTGTGGTGGGGAAAGGGATAAAGAAAAGCGTGAAGAAATGGGGACTGTAGTTTCAAACTATTGTGATAAAATATTTATTACAAATGATAATCCACGATCTGAAAAACCTGAAAATATTGCAAAGGATATAGTTAAAGGGATTGATAATAGAAATGTAGTTATAGAGCTGAATAGGCAATATGCTATAGAACGGGCGCTAAGTTGGGCTGGTGAAAATGATGTTGTTTTGATATCCGGAAAAGGACATGAAACAAAACAAATATTTGATGATAATGTGATAGAATTTGACGATAGAAAAGTAGCAAGGAGAATTTTAGAAAAAATGGGGTATTAA
- a CDS encoding UDP-N-acetylmuramoyl-tripeptide--D-alanyl-D-alanine ligase codes for MAWTGYELAKNSDGKIINGDPDTTVTGFKVDSRYVEEGDLFVCLPGEKTDGHKFINDALNNGASGCLVSKEIDIDKRYNDPLIIEVEDTLLSLQNIAKKHRQKFGVSVIGITGSVGKTTTKDMVNEVLSTKYRVLKTEGNLNSEIGLPLMLLKLQKEHQVAVLEMGMNDKGEISRLCEIARPNVAVITNVAESHIEKLGSLDNIASAKSELLEGLLPGGTAVLNHDDWRVKNMNKKAPGEVLFYGLTGGDLIASNIGITDQETTAEVKYQGEVYKLQLPLLGKHNVSNSLAAIAVGKIFGLTINAAIKGLEDFSITSMRTQVQHHKGLTIINDAYNANVQSTIAALEILENLSAKRKIAILGDMYELGEYTVKAHMEIGDEVIQREIDCLITVGKLTEETYNKAKDLKPQKTQIYHVKDNNQAVDLLEEIISSGDAILVKGSRGMAMEKIVYALQEI; via the coding sequence ATGGCTTGGACAGGATATGAACTAGCGAAGAATAGTGACGGAAAAATAATAAACGGTGATCCAGATACAACGGTCACAGGATTTAAGGTAGATTCAAGATATGTAGAAGAGGGAGACTTATTTGTCTGTTTACCAGGGGAAAAAACGGATGGGCATAAATTCATAAACGATGCTTTGAATAATGGGGCAAGCGGTTGCTTGGTTAGTAAAGAAATTGATATTGATAAAAGATATAATGATCCACTTATTATTGAAGTTGAAGATACGCTTTTATCATTGCAAAATATCGCAAAAAAACATAGACAAAAGTTTGGAGTATCTGTTATAGGTATTACAGGTAGTGTAGGTAAAACAACGACAAAAGATATGGTTAATGAAGTTTTGAGTACAAAATATCGAGTTTTAAAAACTGAAGGTAATCTAAATAGCGAAATAGGTTTACCGTTAATGCTATTAAAGCTCCAAAAAGAACATCAAGTAGCCGTTCTAGAGATGGGTATGAATGACAAAGGAGAAATATCAAGACTTTGCGAGATAGCAAGGCCTAATGTAGCAGTTATCACAAATGTGGCTGAATCTCATATAGAAAAACTAGGTTCACTAGATAATATAGCATCTGCTAAAAGTGAATTGTTAGAAGGACTCTTGCCCGGAGGAACCGCAGTATTAAATCATGATGACTGGCGAGTAAAAAATATGAACAAAAAAGCCCCAGGAGAAGTGTTGTTTTATGGCCTAACAGGAGGGGATTTAATAGCTAGTAATATTGGAATTACTGATCAAGAAACCACTGCAGAAGTTAAGTATCAGGGCGAGGTCTATAAACTACAATTACCTCTACTTGGTAAACATAATGTTAGTAATTCTTTGGCTGCAATAGCTGTAGGGAAAATTTTTGGTTTGACAATTAATGCTGCGATCAAAGGATTAGAGGATTTCTCTATAACTAGTATGCGTACACAAGTTCAGCATCATAAAGGTCTGACTATTATAAATGATGCTTATAATGCAAATGTACAATCAACAATTGCTGCTCTTGAGATACTTGAAAACTTATCAGCAAAACGTAAAATAGCAATTTTAGGTGATATGTATGAGCTTGGAGAATATACTGTGAAAGCTCATATGGAAATTGGTGATGAAGTGATCCAGAGAGAAATAGATTGTTTAATAACAGTGGGTAAGCTCACTGAGGAAACTTATAATAAAGCGAAAGATTTAAAACCACAAAAAACTCAAATTTATCATGTTAAAGATAATAACCAAGCAGTAGATTTATTAGAAGAAATAATATCATCTGGTGATGCCATTCTAGTAAAAGGATCGAGAGGAATGGCTATGGAAAAAATAGTGTATGCACTGCAGGAAATTTAG
- the mraY gene encoding phospho-N-acetylmuramoyl-pentapeptide-transferase, protein MENIYTLILVSFLISLILSPVFIPILRRFKFGQQIRGEGPQSHLEKSGTPTMGGLIFLISSLTTLIIFRVLETDVLILLFVTLATGIIGFLDDFLKIAKKRSLGLRAKQKIIGQLIVVAIFGWYLFVTNHSTELIIPFTDFQFDLGMGYYFFLIFIILGTSNAVNMTDGLDGLATGVVVICFTAYVILAHMSEMTGVALFGSSLIGACAGFLIFNLHPAKIFMGDVGSLALGSALASMAILTKAELALIIIGFVLVIETLSVILQVIVFQTWGKRIFLMSPLHHHFELKGWSEWKVVIVFWLLALFTAALGVLSVTNIYI, encoded by the coding sequence ATGGAAAATATTTACACATTAATACTTGTCAGTTTTTTAATTAGTTTAATTTTGTCTCCAGTATTTATACCAATACTAAGAAGATTTAAGTTTGGACAACAGATCAGGGGAGAAGGCCCACAAAGTCACTTGGAAAAATCAGGAACACCGACGATGGGTGGACTTATATTTCTTATTTCTAGTTTAACTACTCTAATAATTTTTAGGGTTTTAGAAACAGATGTTTTAATATTATTATTTGTAACACTTGCCACTGGTATAATAGGTTTTTTAGATGATTTTTTAAAGATTGCAAAGAAAAGAAGTTTAGGTTTAAGAGCAAAACAAAAAATCATAGGTCAGTTAATTGTTGTGGCAATTTTTGGTTGGTACTTATTTGTTACTAATCATTCTACTGAATTAATAATTCCTTTTACAGATTTTCAGTTTGATTTAGGAATGGGATATTATTTCTTTTTGATTTTTATAATACTCGGAACTTCTAATGCAGTTAATATGACAGACGGATTGGATGGATTAGCAACTGGTGTAGTAGTCATATGCTTTACTGCTTATGTGATTTTAGCACATATGAGTGAAATGACAGGAGTAGCTCTATTTGGTAGCTCATTAATAGGTGCTTGTGCAGGATTTTTAATATTTAATCTACATCCAGCTAAGATCTTTATGGGTGATGTGGGTAGTCTTGCTTTAGGAAGTGCGTTAGCTTCTATGGCTATCCTTACTAAAGCAGAATTAGCATTAATAATTATCGGATTTGTATTAGTTATAGAAACTTTAAGTGTTATTTTACAAGTAATAGTATTTCAAACATGGGGAAAACGTATATTTTTAATGAGCCCATTACATCATCACTTTGAATTAAAAGGATGGAGTGAATGGAAGGTTGTTATAGTTTTTTGGTTATTAGCTTTATTTACTGCAGCTTTAGGTGTTTTATCAGTAACAAATATTTATATTTAG
- the murD gene encoding UDP-N-acetylmuramoyl-L-alanine--D-glutamate ligase: MDLNSSFLIVGLGKSGLAAVEVLTKNYACNVSVTDKKTIEDFNENVQKLLNEEKVKFMTESEASVNIDKFDVIIKSPGVFMDNVVITAAMNQGKVVYDELELGYQLLKKKLKRPEDRIIAITGTNGKTTTTELVGEILRSDNKRVHVAGNVGVPLTKVVPFATNDDYFVLEVSSFQLENLDKFKPKVSAILNITPDHLDWHGSFEKYLESKKKIFINQDQNDFLVVNKDDKVIQSVDSTTKARAISFSKNKDINVGTYTWDNQLMYKNGGELISIMPINEITLPGEHNLENVLAATAISLTLEVNTYSLRNTLSSFLGVSHRLELVSEISEVKYINDSKGTNVEASLRAINAFRSPIILIAGGKDKGADFRDFAKEIKINNVKYVILLGETSSRISEVLEKEGFNSYIHVDNMEEAVEVSYNSSSAGDVVLLSPACASWDMYDSYEKRGEHFKNLVLSFGGE; encoded by the coding sequence ATGGATTTGAATTCATCTTTTTTAATAGTAGGATTAGGTAAAAGTGGATTAGCGGCTGTTGAAGTCTTAACTAAAAATTATGCATGTAATGTTTCAGTAACAGACAAGAAAACCATAGAAGATTTCAATGAAAATGTACAGAAATTACTTAATGAAGAAAAAGTTAAATTTATGACTGAATCTGAAGCTTCAGTGAATATTGATAAATTTGATGTAATTATCAAGAGTCCAGGTGTATTTATGGATAATGTAGTTATAACTGCTGCAATGAATCAAGGAAAAGTTGTATATGATGAGCTAGAATTAGGTTATCAATTATTGAAGAAAAAACTCAAGAGACCAGAAGATAGAATCATAGCAATTACTGGGACTAATGGTAAAACAACTACTACTGAACTTGTTGGGGAAATTTTAAGAAGTGATAATAAACGAGTACATGTTGCAGGAAATGTTGGTGTACCATTAACAAAAGTAGTTCCTTTTGCTACAAATGACGATTATTTTGTATTAGAAGTTTCTAGTTTTCAACTTGAAAATTTAGATAAGTTTAAACCAAAAGTGTCAGCTATATTAAATATCACCCCAGATCATTTAGATTGGCATGGAAGTTTTGAAAAATATTTAGAATCGAAAAAGAAAATTTTTATTAACCAAGATCAAAACGATTTTTTAGTAGTAAATAAGGATGATAAAGTGATTCAAAGTGTAGATAGTACAACAAAGGCTAGAGCTATATCGTTTTCTAAAAATAAGGATATAAATGTAGGAACCTACACATGGGATAATCAACTAATGTATAAAAATGGTGGTGAATTAATTTCAATTATGCCAATTAATGAGATTACTTTACCAGGGGAACATAATTTAGAAAATGTCTTGGCAGCAACTGCTATTTCATTAACGTTAGAAGTTAACACGTATTCATTAAGGAATACCTTATCATCGTTTTTAGGAGTTTCTCATCGACTAGAGTTAGTTAGTGAAATAAGTGAAGTAAAATACATCAACGATTCTAAAGGAACAAATGTAGAAGCTTCTTTGAGAGCAATTAATGCGTTTAGATCTCCAATAATACTAATAGCAGGTGGAAAAGATAAAGGAGCAGATTTTAGAGATTTTGCTAAAGAAATAAAAATAAACAATGTTAAATATGTGATACTTTTAGGAGAAACTAGTTCTAGAATTTCTGAAGTTTTAGAGAAAGAAGGATTTAATTCATATATTCATGTTGATAATATGGAAGAGGCAGTTGAGGTTAGTTATAATTCCTCTTCGGCTGGTGATGTTGTATTATTATCCCCAGCTTGTGCAAGTTGGGATATGTACGACAGTTATGAAAAACGTGGAGAGCACTTTAAAAATTTGGTACTTTCATTCGGGGGTGAATGA
- the ftsW gene encoding putative lipid II flippase FtsW: MNDLQKNQSTPDFALLIVTMILLGIGLIMVFSSSAIVSQVQRGDTYYFLKRQAFWAVLGLIGLYMTSRISYWKWKLLSMPIMIMNLILLAAVFIPGLGVRVYGAERWIGIMGVTIQPSEFTKIALIIFVATLLTRKNHSAKNFKSLSIALGALGASCLFILMQPDMGTAIAIAGSVMLVIYVAGMKYSHIFALSCIMIPAGISLVFREDYRRKRLLSFLDPWEDQLESGYQIIQSLYALGPGGLIGTGLGRSRQKFFYLPEPHNDFIFAVIGEELGFIGASLVVILFFIFIWRGIKIAMQSSDMFGSLLATGITSLIGLQAFMNIAVVTASMPVTGINLPLISAGGSSLFFTLSAIGILLNVSKYNHP, encoded by the coding sequence GTGAATGATTTGCAAAAAAACCAGTCAACTCCCGACTTTGCTTTGCTCATAGTTACAATGATTTTACTAGGCATAGGGTTAATTATGGTATTTAGTTCTAGTGCAATAGTATCACAAGTTCAACGCGGTGATACTTATTATTTTCTAAAACGTCAAGCATTTTGGGCTGTTTTAGGATTAATTGGACTGTATATGACTAGTAGAATAAGTTATTGGAAATGGAAGCTTTTGTCGATGCCAATCATGATCATGAATTTGATCTTGTTAGCAGCTGTTTTTATACCCGGTTTAGGTGTAAGAGTATATGGAGCAGAGCGCTGGATAGGTATTATGGGAGTAACAATACAACCTTCAGAATTTACCAAAATAGCCTTGATTATATTTGTGGCAACATTATTGACCAGAAAAAATCATTCAGCTAAAAATTTCAAAAGTTTATCTATTGCTTTAGGAGCATTAGGAGCTAGTTGTCTTTTTATACTTATGCAACCAGATATGGGTACAGCTATTGCTATTGCAGGCAGTGTGATGCTTGTGATTTATGTCGCTGGTATGAAGTATTCTCATATATTTGCTTTATCTTGTATTATGATCCCTGCTGGTATAAGTCTGGTTTTCAGGGAAGATTATAGGCGTAAGAGACTTTTATCTTTTCTTGACCCGTGGGAAGATCAATTAGAAAGTGGTTATCAAATTATCCAATCTTTATATGCACTTGGGCCAGGTGGATTAATCGGTACTGGTTTGGGAAGGAGTCGACAAAAGTTTTTTTATTTACCTGAACCACATAATGACTTTATTTTTGCTGTTATAGGTGAAGAATTAGGTTTTATTGGTGCAAGTTTAGTTGTAATATTGTTTTTTATTTTTATTTGGAGAGGAATTAAAATCGCAATGCAATCATCAGATATGTTTGGTTCTTTATTAGCCACTGGTATCACTTCTCTGATTGGTTTGCAAGCATTTATGAACATTGCTGTGGTAACAGCTTCTATGCCAGTTACTGGTATTAATTTACCCTTAATTAGTGCTGGAGGATCTTCACTATTTTTTACATTGAGTGCTATTGGAATTTTACTCAATGTTTCAAAGTATAATCATCCTTAA
- the murG gene encoding undecaprenyldiphospho-muramoylpentapeptide beta-N-acetylglucosaminyltransferase, with protein MKVLVTGGGTGGHIYPALAVINILNKKYPKAETLYVGTSTGMEQKIVPEKGLDFTTINARGLPRKLNKDLLYFSRDLMKGINQSKRIIKEFTPDVVLGTGGYVCGPVLLAAKKFRIPTVIHEQNAIPGITNKYLSRMVDYTCVSFPESKKYFKKAKNIIVTGNPRAEELNQKSQDEALKSFDLSANKKTILIVSGSRGAQVINKIMSQAIPEILTSSNKIQIIYVTGNEYYDDIKSEIENNIDYTSVDNLKFYPYLKNMPDALASADLVVSRAGATTLAELTAAGKPSILIPSPNVTNNHQMVNASILAQRGAAKLIEENNLTKEKVTEVLNEIILDEEKLNEMKKLNFELGYPKAASNVCDVLSSFIG; from the coding sequence ATGAAAGTGTTAGTAACAGGTGGGGGTACAGGGGGGCACATTTACCCTGCCCTTGCCGTGATAAATATATTAAATAAAAAATATCCTAAAGCTGAAACTTTGTATGTGGGGACATCTACGGGGATGGAACAAAAAATTGTTCCGGAAAAAGGATTAGATTTTACTACAATCAATGCAAGAGGTTTACCACGTAAATTAAATAAAGATTTATTATATTTTAGTCGTGATCTAATGAAAGGAATTAACCAATCAAAAAGAATTATAAAAGAGTTCACCCCAGACGTTGTTCTAGGCACTGGGGGATATGTATGTGGACCTGTATTACTAGCAGCTAAGAAGTTTCGAATTCCTACTGTTATTCATGAACAAAATGCAATTCCGGGTATAACTAATAAATATTTATCGAGAATGGTAGACTATACATGTGTGAGCTTTCCGGAATCAAAAAAATATTTCAAAAAAGCCAAGAATATTATTGTAACCGGAAATCCAAGAGCAGAAGAGTTGAACCAAAAATCTCAAGATGAAGCCCTGAAGTCTTTTGATTTATCGGCTAATAAAAAAACTATATTAATTGTAAGTGGTAGTAGAGGAGCACAGGTAATTAATAAGATTATGTCACAAGCTATTCCTGAAATATTAACTAGTTCAAATAAAATCCAAATTATCTATGTGACTGGAAATGAGTATTATGATGATATCAAAAGTGAGATAGAAAATAATATCGATTATACTAGTGTTGATAATTTAAAATTTTATCCATACTTAAAAAATATGCCTGATGCCTTAGCGAGTGCTGATTTAGTTGTTAGCCGTGCAGGCGCAACTACTCTTGCTGAACTGACTGCAGCAGGAAAACCATCAATATTGATCCCTTCTCCTAATGTTACCAATAATCATCAAATGGTAAATGCCAGTATATTGGCGCAGAGAGGAGCAGCTAAATTAATAGAAGAAAATAACTTGACTAAGGAAAAGGTAACAGAAGTATTGAATGAAATTATTCTAGATGAGGAAAAATTAAATGAAATGAAAAAACTAAACTTTGAATTAGGATATCCCAAAGCTGCTAGTAATGTTTGTGATGTTCTAAGTTCTTTTATAGGATAA